Below is a genomic region from Eupeodes corollae chromosome 1, idEupCoro1.1, whole genome shotgun sequence.
TGACAATTGATTGGCTCTCAAAGGTATAAAAGTCGTCAATTTCGAAAGAAGTTCATTCAGTACAACTGGGTAGTTTCAGTTGTTAAAACataaattcgaatttaaagaaaataaaaagaaagtaacgaattaaaaaatgatgagttcaaaattaataattttgactaCAGCAGTTGTACTGTTAGCATTGGCCACTCAATCGAATGCAGGTCTATTGGTAAGTTTACTCGTAATTGTTAATCTCAAATGTATACAGGGTTTGAATATGtgtgtttttgaaacatttagtCTTGGTTCGGTGGAGGATCGAAAAACAAATTGGACATTGACGTCGGTATCAACATTCAAGGAAACTCAGGCAATAATGGAAACCAAGGCAATAATGGAAACCAAGGCAATAATGGAAACCAAGGCTTTTTGGTGCGTCTTCCCTTACCCATCCTTAGTGCAAAaagtttaaactaattttataatattttcagaaTTCATTGAAAGACAAAGTGACCAATGGAATATCGGCTGCCGGAAATGCTGTACATAATGCTGGAAGCAATATTGTTGGAGGAGTGACTTCAACAGTAGCAACAGCAGCAAATGCTGCAGCTAACGGTGTCCAAAACGTTGCTAATGGAGTAGGTTCTGCTGTTAGTACTGTCGCAAATGGAGTAGGTTCTGCTGTTGGCAATGTCGCAAATGGAGTAGGTACTGCCGTTGGTAATGTCGCAGGTGGTGTAGGTTCTGTTGTTAGTAATGTCGCAAATGGAGTGGCTTCAGGAGTTGCCAATATCGGCCAAGGAGCTAACTCAGGCATTAATGCTGATGTTCAAATCGGAGGTAATCAAGGAGTTGGTTCAGCTTGGAACAACGGTGCAAACTCAATTCTAAATGCAAACTTACAAATCGGAGGTAATTCAGGTGGAAGTTCTCAAAGCGGATCATCAAATCTTTGGCAAGGAGCAAGCGCAGCTCTTAACAACGCTGCTAATGTAGGCGTTAATGTAGCTGGTAATATTCAAAACGGAGCTTCAAATTTGGTTCAAGGAGCAAGCGCAGCTCTTAACAACGCTGCTAATGTAGGCGTTAATGTAGCTGGTAATATTCAAAACGGAGCTTCAAATTTGGCCCAAGGATTAGGCTCAGGCATTAATGCAGATATTCAAATCGGAGGTAATTCCGGTGTAAGTTCATCAAATCTTTTGCAAGGAGGAAACTCAGCTTTAAATATTAATCTTGGTGTTAATTCTCAAAACGGAGGTGGAAATGCTCAAAGCGGTTCTCAAGGATCAGGCATCGTAGGAAACTTGGCTGGCTCAGTCGCTAATGTTGTTGACAATGTTGCCGATGTAGCAGGTAATTTGGTTGGAGGTGTAGTTAACACCGCTGCTAATGTTGTAGCTGGAGCAGGTAATGTGGTTGGAGGCGTAGCTAACGCAGCTGTTAATACCGTCGATAATGTTGCTAATGCAGCAGGTAATTTGGCTGAAGGTGTAGTTGACACCGCTGCTAATGCTGTTAATACAGTAGCTAATGTAGCTGAAGGTGTTGCTGACGCAGCTGTTAACACCGTTGCTAATGTTGCTGTTGGAGCAGGTAATGTGGTTGGAGGCGTTGCTGACGCAGCTGTTAATGCCGTCGATAATGTTGCCAATGCAGCAGGTAATTTGGCTGGAGGCGCAGTTAACACAGTTGTTGGTGCCGCTTCTAACATTGTTAATACCGCCGGCAATTTGGTTGGAGATGTAGCATCTACAGTTGGTGGTGTTGCTGAAGATATTGTTAATACTGCAACAAACACAGGTGCAGGTGGTGCAAATATTAATATTGGTATCAATGCTAACAACGGTCCTCAAACGACCTCAACAACATCCACAACTACTACCAATAACCAACAATCAGGCCTTCTTAATGTTGATATAAACGCTGGACAAAGTGGAATTCAAACATCTGAACAATCCGGCAATAACTTCAACCAAGGAAGTTCTTCTTTAAGTGGACAAGGTTCCCTTACCATTGGTGTTAATGGTGGACAGACAGGAAGTCAAACATTTGAACAATCAAGCACTAACTTCGATCAAGGTAGTTCTTCTATCAATGGACAAGGACAAGAAGATCAAACATCTCAACAATGGAGCAATAATTTCAGCCAAGGAGGTTCTGGTGCACAAGGTACAATTAACATTGTTGTTACCTCTGGACAAACAGGAAGTCAAGCATCTCCAATTATTGAATCCCAACAATCAAGCAACACTTTCACTCAAGAAAATTCAGGTGGATCAGGGTCATTCCAAATTTCTGGACCAATCGTTTATGAATTTGGACATTCCAATGGTGCATCTGAATCACAAACTGGCAACATGAATGGTGGAACTCAATCATTCTCAACAACTTATGAAACTACTTTTAATCAAGTTTAAAGCAGTTCTTCAACCAAATAAGACTTAGAAAGTGTCTTAAACAATCATAACACCTTctcgaaaaatgtatttttttctaatattttgtaaacgaataattgaaatggaaaaattattaaaatttcgaTAGTTCATGTAAATCAAAAACGAACGCAAAATAAAGATGtgaagttctttaaaaaaaacgtgtttGAGGTGTAATTATTCTATTGCTAGGAGCGAAGTTTCAAAACAAGTACTTTACTATAAAGAAATgagtttaaacttaaatatttaaagtatacagtctgtgtgaactagggcctcacccaacaaacttctccatctagctccgtcactagctagatgtctatagtttcacgctccaagctGGGACCTCCTCTACTGTgctatcctgtgggtgtggattcgaagactttccgggccggagcattggtttccatgcgctctacttgacccagccatcttagttgttggacttttacccttctggctaagcctacgtcgctgtacagcccgtacagctcgtcgttccatcttctcctccactagatcacacaaagaacttttctctcgaaccgacccaaggtgctttcattcgcttttgtcatagtccatgcttctgcaccgtatagcaggactggGATGATaatggtcttatatagcgacactttggtccctagatagaggactttaccactc
It encodes:
- the LOC129939757 gene encoding uncharacterized transmembrane protein DDB_G0289901-like, which codes for MMSSKLIILTTAVVLLALATQSNAGLLSWFGGGSKNKLDIDVGINIQGNSGNNGNQGNNGNQGNNGNQGFLNSLKDKVTNGISAAGNAVHNAGSNIVGGVTSTVATAANAAANGVQNVANGVGSAVSTVANGVGSAVGNVANGVGTAVGNVAGGVGSVVSNVANGVASGVANIGQGANSGINADVQIGGNQGVGSAWNNGANSILNANLQIGGNSGGSSQSGSSNLWQGASAALNNAANVGVNVAGNIQNGASNLVQGASAALNNAANVGVNVAGNIQNGASNLAQGLGSGINADIQIGGNSGVSSSNLLQGGNSALNINLGVNSQNGGGNAQSGSQGSGIVGNLAGSVANVVDNVADVAGNLVGGVVNTAANVVAGAGNVVGGVANAAVNTVDNVANAAGNLAEGVVDTAANAVNTVANVAEGVADAAVNTVANVAVGAGNVVGGVADAAVNAVDNVANAAGNLAGGAVNTVVGAASNIVNTAGNLVGDVASTVGGVAEDIVNTATNTGAGGANINIGINANNGPQTTSTTSTTTTNNQQSGLLNVDINAGQSGIQTSEQSGNNFNQGSSSLSGQGSLTIGVNGGQTGSQTFEQSSTNFDQGSSSINGQGQEDQTSQQWSNNFSQGGSGAQGTINIVVTSGQTGSQASPIIESQQSSNTFTQENSGGSGSFQISGPIVYEFGHSNGASESQTGNMNGGTQSFSTTYETTFNQV